In Armatimonadota bacterium, one DNA window encodes the following:
- the recN gene encoding DNA repair protein RecN, giving the protein MVRELSVQDLGIIDTCEVSFEAGLTVLTGETGAGKSLLVDALDLAMGGRADASLVRAGADRAIVNLSIDLSGNDRGRSACEAHGVELDQGTLIIHREVSAAGRSTVRLNGRLATIGALRSIGATLVDLHGQHAHQALLDVDRQIEFLDDWIGETAAEVRRTVSEGFSCLQELRRQLETVRTGQRDAAQRIDMLKFQIEEIESLRPVVGEMELLEAQLNRLQHSEALSQSTNEALQSLFEGERSAQELLSENIRRLEASAQLDPEVEPILVPIRNSLFSLEEAATDLRKYVAALDMDSGGLEAAAGRIDALRTLRRKYGDSEEGVLQHLADAEAELGGLVNADASEEALVQRVREAEGALSKSAAKLSKIRSEKASEFGRLVTDGARELAMPNAEFEVRMSEKEVDATGADAVEFFFTASLGEERRPLAKIASGGEISRLMLAVKVASAGRAGVPTLIFDELDTGLSGRAAALTAKKLKQLSSDCQVIVISHLPQIAGLADDHFLLTKDESDQRAVATLTRLGDDGRVREVARLLAGEEVGEKALANAREFLG; this is encoded by the coding sequence ATGGTCAGAGAGCTGAGCGTTCAGGATCTCGGCATCATCGACACTTGCGAGGTGTCGTTTGAGGCTGGCCTGACGGTCTTGACCGGTGAGACGGGGGCCGGGAAGTCGCTACTCGTCGACGCACTGGACCTCGCGATGGGCGGCAGAGCGGACGCGTCGCTGGTTCGAGCGGGCGCAGATCGAGCGATCGTCAACCTCTCTATCGACCTGAGCGGCAACGATCGAGGGCGTTCCGCATGCGAGGCGCACGGAGTCGAACTAGACCAAGGGACGCTGATTATCCACCGCGAGGTGAGCGCCGCCGGTCGCTCAACCGTGCGGCTGAACGGACGACTGGCGACGATCGGCGCTCTTCGCAGCATTGGTGCAACGCTCGTCGACCTGCACGGGCAGCACGCCCACCAGGCCTTGCTTGACGTTGACCGTCAGATCGAATTCCTGGACGATTGGATCGGAGAGACCGCAGCCGAGGTTCGACGCACAGTCAGCGAAGGTTTTTCGTGCCTGCAAGAATTGCGCCGACAGCTCGAAACGGTGCGCACAGGCCAGCGCGACGCCGCACAGCGCATCGATATGCTCAAGTTCCAGATCGAGGAGATCGAGTCCTTGCGTCCTGTCGTTGGCGAGATGGAGCTGCTGGAAGCGCAGCTCAACCGACTGCAGCACTCCGAGGCTCTTTCGCAGTCGACGAACGAGGCGCTTCAGAGCTTGTTCGAGGGCGAGCGATCTGCGCAAGAGTTGCTGAGCGAGAACATTCGCCGTCTTGAAGCCAGCGCACAGCTCGATCCGGAGGTCGAGCCGATTCTCGTGCCGATCAGGAACTCTCTGTTCTCGCTTGAGGAAGCCGCTACGGACCTGCGCAAATACGTTGCGGCGCTCGACATGGATTCCGGCGGCTTGGAGGCTGCGGCAGGGAGAATCGACGCGCTGAGGACGCTGCGGCGAAAGTACGGCGACAGCGAAGAGGGAGTTCTGCAGCATCTTGCCGATGCGGAGGCAGAGTTGGGAGGCCTTGTCAACGCCGACGCATCGGAAGAGGCGCTTGTTCAGCGCGTGCGAGAAGCAGAAGGCGCTCTCAGTAAATCAGCCGCGAAGCTCTCGAAGATTCGCTCGGAAAAGGCGTCCGAATTTGGCAGGCTCGTGACAGACGGCGCGCGCGAGCTGGCAATGCCGAACGCCGAGTTCGAAGTTCGGATGTCCGAAAAGGAAGTGGACGCAACCGGGGCGGACGCTGTCGAGTTCTTCTTTACGGCCAGCCTCGGAGAAGAGCGGCGCCCGCTAGCCAAGATAGCGAGCGGCGGCGAGATTTCGCGGCTGATGCTGGCCGTCAAGGTAGCGTCGGCGGGCCGGGCCGGCGTGCCGACGCTGATTTTCGACGAGCTCGACACGGGGCTCTCCGGCAGGGCTGCTGCGCTAACGGCCAAGAAACTGAAACAGCTCTCATCCGATTGCCAGGTTATCGTGATCAGCCACCTGCCGCAGATCGCTGGTCTTGCCGACGACCACTTCTTGCTGACAAAGGATGAATCTGACCAGCGCGCCGTCGCAACGCTGACGCGGCTGGGCGACGATGGCCGCGTCCGCGAGGTCGCGCGCCTGCTCGCGGGAGAGGAGGTCGGCGAAAAGGCACTGGCAAATGCGCGTGAGTTCCTCGGATAG
- a CDS encoding DUF4139 domain-containing protein has protein sequence MLTTLLAAAVIAPGAIDFAETNITGATIFRNGYGFVVTETWLNMSGTTYIRALPQAVEGTLWFTPGKYAKINDVTVTWVDDEAISETATTIPEILALNVGKSVTISVYDYSREEELLVTGKIISATRSQVLLQTADSIRAIDYSRIGSLKGEFGDFNTTAETEVKIPTLRVASEPGTGGSIYMISLVQGVSWLPAYNLELKNDGVLALTMKATVMNSIGDFDKIDVGLMSGFPKIDQINTVDPLTSALSAILTATEDKQRLAIVQGRQSYGGAGGGGFGGGGGFGGVPALKSGEGLVPAGIERVSYDPSSNSFMTRGMKREFSELDKDLRSVETENFFIYAIPEFELKTAERRYMVIDQGDIEYRLVHQVRSRSDTAAFSAERFVTFDNELDVPLTRASAMITRGGELIGKTSVPYTYMGDEVELSLGGAPYLIGDIKTETVKINLASVKLRDGRIFDEHVRKDTVEITNLSSRSVEVVLAHALRGKVNRVSRGVVESKTSTSDTLNFDYSLKWEFELAPGETRTFEIEYSSYTYVRPSR, from the coding sequence ATGTTAACAACCTTGCTCGCCGCCGCAGTCATCGCGCCCGGCGCAATCGACTTCGCAGAAACGAACATCACTGGCGCGACGATCTTCCGGAACGGATACGGCTTCGTTGTGACCGAGACCTGGCTCAACATGTCGGGCACGACCTATATCCGTGCGCTGCCGCAGGCCGTCGAAGGCACGCTCTGGTTCACGCCCGGCAAGTACGCCAAGATTAACGACGTAACAGTAACCTGGGTCGACGACGAAGCAATCAGCGAGACGGCGACCACGATCCCGGAGATTCTGGCGCTAAACGTTGGGAAATCGGTTACGATTTCCGTCTACGACTACAGCCGGGAGGAGGAGCTGCTCGTCACGGGCAAGATCATCAGCGCCACCCGTTCCCAAGTGCTCCTTCAGACCGCCGACTCGATAAGAGCGATCGACTACAGTCGCATCGGAAGCTTGAAGGGCGAGTTCGGAGACTTTAACACGACCGCCGAGACCGAGGTGAAGATCCCTACCCTCAGGGTCGCTTCGGAGCCCGGCACCGGCGGATCGATCTACATGATCAGCCTCGTCCAGGGCGTGAGCTGGCTGCCGGCATACAACCTCGAGCTGAAGAACGACGGAGTGCTGGCGCTTACCATGAAGGCGACGGTGATGAACTCCATCGGAGACTTCGACAAGATCGACGTCGGCCTCATGAGCGGCTTCCCGAAGATCGACCAGATCAACACCGTCGATCCTCTGACGAGCGCGCTCAGTGCGATTCTCACTGCAACTGAGGACAAGCAGCGGCTCGCCATTGTGCAGGGTCGACAGTCGTATGGAGGGGCCGGAGGCGGGGGGTTTGGCGGCGGCGGGGGCTTCGGTGGCGTACCTGCCCTTAAATCGGGCGAAGGGCTCGTCCCGGCCGGTATCGAGCGAGTCTCATACGACCCGTCTTCGAACAGCTTCATGACTCGAGGAATGAAAAGGGAGTTCAGTGAGCTAGACAAGGACCTGCGCAGCGTGGAGACGGAGAACTTCTTCATCTACGCGATCCCCGAGTTCGAGCTGAAGACCGCAGAGCGCAGATACATGGTGATCGACCAGGGAGACATCGAGTACCGCCTGGTGCACCAGGTTCGCAGCAGAAGCGATACCGCTGCCTTCAGCGCCGAGCGGTTCGTTACGTTTGACAACGAGCTTGACGTTCCGCTGACCCGCGCCTCGGCGATGATCACGCGCGGGGGCGAGCTGATCGGCAAGACGTCCGTGCCCTACACGTACATGGGCGACGAGGTCGAGCTGTCGCTCGGAGGAGCGCCGTACCTCATCGGCGACATCAAGACCGAGACGGTGAAGATAAACCTTGCGAGCGTCAAGCTGAGGGACGGTCGGATTTTCGACGAGCACGTGCGCAAAGATACGGTCGAAATCACGAACCTCAGCTCACGGTCGGTCGAAGTCGTTCTTGCGCACGCTCTGCGCGGCAAGGTCAACCGCGTGTCGCGCGGGGTCGTCGAGTCTAAGACCTCGACGTCGGACACGCTCAACTTCGACTATTCGCTGAAATGGGAGTTCGAGCTTGCCCCTGGCGAGACCCGCACTTTCGAGATCGAGTATTCGAGCTACACGTACGTCCGACCAAGCAGATAA
- the rpmF gene encoding 50S ribosomal protein L32 produces MGLPKRKISKQRRNKRRTHWTTDMPEITPTKNVGGEQYNLRHSASPDGYYKGRRLPGYKDKT; encoded by the coding sequence ATGGGACTGCCAAAGAGAAAGATTTCGAAGCAGCGCAGAAACAAGCGCCGCACGCACTGGACGACGGACATGCCCGAGATCACGCCGACGAAGAACGTGGGCGGCGAGCAGTACAACCTCCGCCACAGCGCCTCGCCAGATGGCTACTACAAGGGCAGGCGGCTACCCGGCTACAAGGACAAGACCTAG
- the rpmG gene encoding 50S ribosomal protein L33 yields MAKKGEKREIIRLVCTEDGKHYVSTSKNRQNTPDKLELMKFNPNLRKMTLHKEKR; encoded by the coding sequence GTGGCGAAGAAAGGCGAAAAGCGCGAAATCATCAGGCTGGTGTGTACCGAGGACGGCAAGCACTACGTCTCGACCTCCAAGAACAGGCAGAACACGCCCGACAAGCTCGAGCTGATGAAGTTCAACCCGAACCTGCGCAAGATGACCTTGCACAAGGAGAAGAGGTAG
- a CDS encoding thioredoxin family protein, which produces MRLRTILSVVIALSCGYALASDMPWAKDYDSAKRMAKSGSKLIMLDFYADWCSYCKKLDQITFTDDDVVKLAKQVVPIRLNSEKGGSVLAEAHSVKALPTIVFVDADGEVWGEIIGYMPPKPYMKRMSGIIDVYKTYSDAMKTLARKPNDGRANAQIARVQAARGKLNEATAAINKMEAAKYKAKDAAKTFNAVGDGYKSANKFDEAIKYFIKANEAGKADDNVKERSYALSSIISYFRSKGDTKNAKKYGKELNGLKDGTKEYVDMAKRVVVG; this is translated from the coding sequence ATGAGACTGAGAACGATCCTATCGGTCGTGATCGCGCTTTCCTGCGGCTACGCGCTCGCCAGCGATATGCCTTGGGCCAAAGACTACGACTCTGCAAAGAGGATGGCGAAGTCCGGCAGCAAGCTGATCATGCTCGACTTTTATGCAGACTGGTGCTCCTATTGTAAGAAGCTCGACCAGATCACGTTCACAGACGACGACGTGGTCAAGCTTGCGAAACAGGTAGTACCGATAAGGTTGAACTCAGAAAAGGGAGGCAGCGTGCTAGCTGAGGCTCACAGCGTCAAGGCCCTGCCTACGATAGTTTTCGTCGACGCAGATGGCGAAGTTTGGGGCGAAATCATTGGCTATATGCCGCCGAAGCCTTACATGAAAAGGATGAGCGGCATTATCGATGTCTACAAGACTTACTCTGACGCGATGAAGACGCTTGCGAGGAAGCCGAACGACGGCAGGGCGAACGCGCAAATCGCCCGAGTCCAAGCCGCGCGCGGCAAATTGAATGAGGCCACGGCCGCCATCAATAAGATGGAGGCAGCAAAGTACAAGGCCAAGGACGCAGCCAAAACGTTTAACGCGGTCGGCGACGGCTACAAGTCGGCCAATAAGTTTGACGAGGCGATCAAATACTTCATCAAGGCCAACGAGGCTGGCAAGGCGGACGACAACGTCAAAGAGAGGTCGTACGCTCTATCCTCGATCATCAGTTACTTCAGGAGCAAGGGCGACACGAAGAACGCCAAGAAGTACGGCAAGGAACTGAACGGGCTGAAGGACGGTACGAAAGAGTACGTCGATATGGCCAAGCGGGTCGTCGTCGGCTAG
- a CDS encoding calcium/sodium antiporter has translation MLLGGLALLLAGANALVRGASHLAKALGISPLVVGLTIVAFGTSSPELAIATSAAMSGNGALAIGNVVGSNIANVLLILGLAAVIAPLIVTKRLIRLDVPFMIVLSLLMYAMASDGSIARWEGITLFVIAIVYTTFLIRHSRRQPQQEEVPVEKTGPIRTWRDVLLILAGLAMLILGSKLLVTGAMNIAHALNVDELIIGLTVIAIGTSAPEIATTVTAAIKGQREMAIGGVIGSNIFNILLVLGVASSIAPNPIPVPASALAFDIPVMIVVAVACVPIFFTGFKIMRWEGVLFLCYYIAYTLYLVLLTQHHEKLPMFSHVLSWYAIPLTAITLSVLCVHAWRKYRAHGHPKH, from the coding sequence ATGCTGCTCGGCGGGCTCGCGCTGCTGCTGGCCGGCGCGAACGCGCTCGTGCGCGGCGCGTCGCACTTGGCGAAGGCGCTCGGCATCTCGCCGCTCGTCGTCGGGCTGACCATCGTCGCGTTCGGCACTTCGTCACCGGAGTTGGCCATCGCCACCTCTGCGGCGATGTCCGGGAACGGCGCGCTTGCGATCGGGAACGTCGTCGGCAGCAACATCGCCAACGTGCTGCTGATCCTCGGGCTCGCGGCGGTGATCGCGCCGCTGATCGTCACGAAGCGGCTGATCCGTCTCGACGTTCCGTTTATGATCGTCCTCAGCCTGCTCATGTACGCGATGGCGAGCGACGGCTCGATCGCAAGGTGGGAGGGGATCACCCTGTTCGTGATCGCGATCGTCTATACGACTTTCCTGATACGACATTCAAGGAGACAGCCACAACAAGAGGAGGTGCCGGTGGAGAAGACGGGGCCGATTCGCACCTGGCGCGACGTGCTGCTCATCCTCGCCGGCCTAGCGATGCTGATCCTCGGATCCAAGCTCCTCGTCACGGGCGCGATGAACATCGCTCATGCGCTCAACGTCGATGAACTGATCATTGGCCTGACGGTCATCGCCATCGGCACGTCCGCGCCAGAGATCGCGACGACGGTTACTGCGGCGATCAAAGGCCAGAGGGAGATGGCGATCGGCGGCGTCATCGGCAGCAACATCTTCAACATTCTGTTGGTGCTCGGCGTTGCGTCGAGCATCGCTCCCAATCCGATCCCCGTCCCGGCCTCAGCGCTCGCTTTCGACATCCCGGTCATGATCGTGGTCGCGGTCGCGTGCGTGCCGATCTTCTTCACCGGCTTCAAGATCATGCGGTGGGAGGGCGTGCTGTTCCTCTGCTACTACATCGCTTACACGCTCTATCTCGTGCTGTTGACGCAGCACCACGAGAAGCTGCCGATGTTCAGCCATGTGCTCAGTTGGTACGCGATTCCGCTGACGGCGATCACGCTCAGCGTTCTCTGCGTCCATGCCTGGCGCAAGTACCGCGCCCACGGCCACCCGAAACATTAG
- a CDS encoding sugar phosphate isomerase/epimerase — translation MKLGVSMYSYVGAVQAGRLDIVSFTHEAKRIGADGVELLDFFYKDIEAERELAMAALRETGLVCGVFSVAQNFAKKLPAERQVEAAKVMFGVDEAVRYGAKVVRVFAGDVSEGIEFDEARAWIVSGLIEVSNYARDHGVKLALENHGRLAGRSDQIIGIVDEVRDKCGHDALGANPDTGNFLLVGESGSDGVKALAEYAYMVHFKDLRKTPEGYEGNSHKALDGTEYLGTVIGEGEVDLDACVSALNRVGFDGWLNLEYEGEGDPIVDVEKSFRNTESFAR, via the coding sequence ATGAAACTAGGCGTCAGCATGTACTCGTACGTCGGCGCTGTGCAGGCCGGCCGGCTCGACATCGTTTCCTTCACTCACGAGGCAAAGCGCATCGGCGCAGACGGCGTGGAGCTGCTCGACTTCTTTTATAAAGACATAGAAGCGGAGCGCGAACTCGCCATGGCGGCGCTGCGCGAAACAGGTCTTGTCTGTGGCGTGTTCTCCGTCGCGCAGAACTTCGCGAAGAAGCTTCCTGCTGAGCGGCAAGTAGAGGCCGCCAAGGTGATGTTTGGCGTCGATGAGGCGGTCCGGTACGGAGCGAAGGTTGTGCGCGTTTTTGCCGGAGACGTTTCAGAGGGGATCGAGTTCGACGAGGCTCGTGCGTGGATCGTCTCCGGGCTTATCGAAGTCTCTAACTACGCTCGCGATCACGGCGTCAAGTTGGCGCTCGAAAACCACGGTCGGCTCGCGGGCCGCTCTGACCAGATCATCGGGATCGTCGACGAGGTGCGCGACAAGTGTGGCCACGACGCGCTGGGCGCAAACCCCGACACAGGCAACTTTCTTTTGGTCGGAGAGTCTGGCAGCGACGGAGTAAAGGCCCTCGCCGAGTACGCCTACATGGTCCACTTCAAAGACCTGAGAAAGACACCCGAAGGATATGAAGGAAACAGCCACAAGGCACTGGATGGCACTGAGTATCTCGGCACCGTGATCGGCGAGGGCGAGGTCGATCTCGACGCGTGCGTCTCGGCTCTGAACCGGGTCGGCTTCGACGGCTGGCTCAACCTCGAGTACGAGGGCGAGGGCGACCCGATCGTGGACGTCGAGAAGTCGTTCCGCAACACCGAGAGCTTCGCACGCTAA
- a CDS encoding NADH-quinone oxidoreductase subunit N, with translation MDFTLPTIDWPTLTPVIAVVVTGVIALLIEIIFPKRNNALIVGISLVGLAYAAYSLVPLFATDSGYTAAHMVVRDHTGLALQFVLIGICFLSFIFSDRYLREKGIAFGEFYPLALWTTAGGMIMVSTTNLLMMFLGLEVLSISLYCLVGMSRTEKRSEEAALKYFLLGAFASAFFLYGVALIYGASGMIDLRGIPLAFKTEYSEWLNLSVLGMFFILVGLLFKAALAPFQQWAPDVYQGAPTNVTAFMSAASKVAAFGALYRVLFAASATQSYWMEVMFWVAILTMVLGNVFAIAQRDVKRILAYSSIAHAGYILVGLLSHVRAPDKVGLEPVLYYLIGYSVMTIAAFAVLTLVATKGKDHTRLQDLNGMWKKSPLAAGTLVVCMISMVGIPPTVGFFGKLGFFQSALDARLAPLAIVLAITSAISVFYYWAIIRASLVDDESATGLRTSRMSPGLAATCVLGIIGVIGIGIMTNPVIKALKKPASDTLMEELVEQPPEDVVQSAG, from the coding sequence ATGGACTTCACACTGCCAACTATTGACTGGCCAACCTTGACACCCGTTATCGCGGTGGTCGTTACCGGCGTCATTGCGCTGCTGATCGAGATCATCTTTCCCAAGCGCAACAACGCGTTGATCGTCGGGATTTCGCTCGTGGGTTTGGCGTACGCTGCCTATAGCCTGGTGCCGCTGTTCGCGACTGATTCGGGCTACACCGCCGCGCACATGGTGGTCAGAGACCATACCGGACTCGCGCTTCAATTCGTTTTGATCGGGATATGCTTCTTGTCGTTCATATTCAGCGATCGATACTTGCGCGAAAAGGGGATCGCCTTCGGCGAGTTCTACCCTCTCGCGCTTTGGACGACGGCCGGGGGAATGATCATGGTCAGCACGACCAACCTGCTCATGATGTTCCTGGGGCTCGAGGTCCTGAGCATCTCGCTTTACTGCCTGGTCGGCATGAGCCGAACCGAGAAACGGTCGGAAGAAGCGGCGCTCAAGTACTTTTTGCTCGGGGCTTTCGCCAGCGCGTTCTTCCTTTACGGCGTGGCGCTGATCTACGGCGCGTCCGGCATGATCGATCTGCGCGGAATACCGCTCGCCTTCAAGACGGAGTACAGCGAGTGGCTCAACCTGTCCGTACTGGGCATGTTCTTCATTCTAGTCGGACTGCTGTTCAAGGCCGCTCTGGCCCCGTTCCAACAGTGGGCGCCGGACGTCTATCAAGGTGCGCCGACAAACGTGACGGCGTTCATGTCCGCGGCATCGAAGGTCGCAGCTTTCGGCGCGCTGTACCGTGTGCTGTTCGCCGCCTCCGCGACGCAGTCGTACTGGATGGAGGTCATGTTCTGGGTCGCGATCTTAACGATGGTTCTCGGAAACGTCTTCGCGATAGCACAGAGAGATGTGAAGCGCATCTTGGCGTACTCGTCGATCGCGCACGCGGGCTACATCCTGGTCGGTCTGCTCTCGCACGTGCGAGCGCCGGACAAGGTCGGCCTCGAGCCGGTGCTGTACTACCTAATCGGATACAGCGTCATGACGATCGCGGCGTTTGCAGTGCTCACCCTGGTGGCGACCAAGGGCAAAGATCACACAAGGCTTCAGGATCTGAACGGAATGTGGAAAAAGTCGCCTCTAGCGGCGGGCACGCTCGTCGTTTGCATGATTTCGATGGTAGGGATTCCGCCGACCGTCGGCTTCTTCGGGAAGCTTGGGTTTTTCCAGAGCGCGCTGGATGCGCGGCTTGCTCCGCTTGCGATCGTTCTCGCTATCACGTCCGCGATCTCCGTCTTCTACTACTGGGCCATCATCCGTGCTTCGCTGGTCGACGACGAGTCGGCGACCGGCCTCAGGACGTCGCGGATGTCGCCGGGGCTGGCGGCGACCTGCGTTCTCGGGATCATCGGCGTGATCGGAATCGGAATCATGACCAACCCGGTGATCAAGGCGCTCAAGAAACCAGCATCCGATACGTTAATGGAGGAGCTGGTAGAGCAGCCCCCAGAAGACGTCGTTCAAAGCGCGGGCTAG
- a CDS encoding NADH-quinone oxidoreductase subunit M — translation MEIGILTQVVFLPLVGALILLMIPNEFSKAIKIIGLLVALATFALSLVVIGRFQSGTYHFQMMESIPWIPQFGITYKLGVDGISVWLIVLSALLMVISAWFSMYVKNRVKLYFVCLMVLETAMLGVFTSLDLILFYTFFEAALIPMALLIAAWGGSNRQYAAIKFFLYTFSASIFMLVGIIVMAGLYKKATGSISFDLIAIQSAVANGSLWQGALQLQALIFWSFAIAFMVKCPMFPFHTWLPDAHTEAPTAGSIILAGVLLKMGTYGFLRFCLPLFPDVVAAQAPILMWLAVAGIIYGAVVAAMQTDLKRLVAYSSVAHMGFVTLGIFSLTHTGMMGGSYQQLSHGISTGALFLLVGLLYERIHTRMFKDMGGLKTRMPIFAALFLLIMLSSVGLPGLNGFVGEFLALLGAFEAGMSGVFGYGIVLPIIAATGVVLAAVYLLWMFQKVFYGRVTNPVVQRLKDLKKWEIAMVGVLVFFAFWGGLYPGTFLKPMEKSIAATRHMALNPVGERPNWEDTSLEIDESGNFVKVAPRSSKVSLEDYAVIRVIAPAGNHFDLPDGFEVANLSDEEAIR, via the coding sequence ATGGAAATCGGCATCCTGACGCAGGTCGTCTTCCTTCCGTTGGTGGGCGCGCTGATCCTGCTGATGATTCCAAACGAGTTCTCCAAGGCGATCAAGATCATCGGCCTCCTGGTCGCCCTAGCGACGTTCGCGCTGTCGCTGGTCGTGATCGGACGGTTTCAGAGCGGCACCTACCACTTCCAGATGATGGAGTCCATTCCGTGGATTCCACAGTTCGGAATCACCTACAAGCTGGGTGTCGATGGAATATCCGTCTGGCTCATCGTGCTCAGCGCGCTGCTCATGGTGATCTCCGCGTGGTTCAGCATGTACGTCAAGAACCGCGTCAAGCTGTACTTCGTCTGCCTGATGGTGCTCGAAACGGCGATGCTCGGCGTGTTCACGTCGCTGGATCTGATTCTGTTCTACACGTTCTTCGAGGCAGCGCTGATTCCGATGGCGCTGCTGATCGCCGCGTGGGGAGGCAGCAACAGACAGTACGCCGCTATCAAGTTCTTCCTCTACACGTTTTCCGCGTCGATCTTCATGCTGGTCGGCATCATCGTGATGGCGGGGCTGTACAAAAAGGCGACGGGCTCCATCTCGTTCGATCTGATCGCGATCCAGTCCGCCGTCGCGAACGGCTCGCTTTGGCAGGGCGCGCTGCAACTGCAGGCGCTGATCTTCTGGTCGTTCGCGATCGCGTTCATGGTGAAGTGCCCGATGTTCCCGTTCCACACGTGGCTGCCGGACGCGCACACAGAGGCGCCGACCGCAGGCTCGATCATCCTGGCAGGCGTTCTGCTGAAGATGGGAACGTACGGATTCTTGCGATTCTGCCTGCCGCTTTTCCCCGACGTCGTCGCAGCTCAGGCGCCGATTCTGATGTGGCTGGCGGTCGCCGGAATCATCTACGGCGCGGTGGTCGCGGCGATGCAGACGGATCTCAAGCGACTGGTGGCGTACTCGTCGGTCGCGCACATGGGGTTCGTGACGCTTGGCATATTCAGCCTCACCCACACCGGCATGATGGGCGGGTCGTATCAGCAGTTGAGCCACGGGATCAGCACGGGCGCGCTGTTCCTGCTGGTCGGGCTGCTCTACGAGCGGATTCACACACGGATGTTCAAGGACATGGGCGGGCTGAAGACGCGCATGCCGATCTTTGCGGCGCTGTTCCTGCTCATCATGCTGAGCAGCGTCGGCCTGCCTGGCTTGAACGGCTTCGTCGGCGAGTTCTTGGCGCTGCTGGGGGCGTTCGAGGCCGGAATGTCAGGGGTGTTCGGCTACGGCATCGTTCTGCCGATCATCGCGGCGACGGGAGTCGTGCTTGCCGCCGTCTACTTGCTCTGGATGTTCCAGAAGGTGTTCTACGGGCGCGTGACGAACCCTGTCGTGCAGCGGCTCAAGGATCTCAAGAAATGGGAGATCGCCATGGTGGGCGTGCTCGTCTTCTTCGCGTTCTGGGGCGGCCTGTACCCCGGCACGTTCCTGAAGCCGATGGAGAAGTCCATCGCGGCGACGAGGCACATGGCGCTGAACCCGGTCGGCGAGCGTCCGAATTGGGAGGACACTTCGCTGGAAATCGACGAGAGCGGCAACTTCGTCAAGGTCGCACCTCGATCGAGCAAGGTTTCGTTGGAGGATTACGCAGTCATTCGAGTCATCGCACCAGCCGGCAACCACTTTGATCTGCCAGATGGGTTCGAAGTTGCGAATCTATCGGATGAGGAGGCCATCCGTTGA